From Toxorhynchites rutilus septentrionalis strain SRP chromosome 2, ASM2978413v1, whole genome shotgun sequence, a single genomic window includes:
- the LOC129767621 gene encoding uncharacterized protein LOC129767621 isoform X1 encodes MQKLIIYRQQINRVIRTVHNGSKTRILCSRLWKKRTIFIRKTWSRRRVSQKHYADQKEQWSNSEIRFSQQGLQNQGAWANQNYKYMQIGNIFVPSEMWNCAAMTTLCWVPGHSNIHGNERADTLAAVGRSAQAFATDTIPAADIFKNFKNETIIHFTRHWRSSTGLLSKVKGDLSRWNDRDDRREQRVLSRLRARHTRVTHAHTITRCDPPICTTCNTRLTVEHMLINCAEYHDLREHYQLSTSIRDVLSNDPVREEVLLSFLKDAGLFWEI; translated from the exons ATGCAGAAACTGATAATCTATCGACAACAAATTAACCGTGTCATTCGGACAGTTCACAACGGCTCCAAAACAAGAATTCTTTGTAGCAGACTGTGGAAAAAACGAACGATTTTCATCAGGAAAACGTGGAGTCGGCGCCGTGTCTCACAAAAAC ATTATGCCGATCAAAAAGAACAATGGAGTAACAGCGAAATACGATTTTCCCAAcaaggacttcaaaaccaaggtgcctgggcaAATCAgaattacaaatacatgcaaatcgggaaTATTTTTGTTCCATCTGAAATGTGGAACTGCGCAGCGATGACAACTTTGTGTTGGGTCCCCGGTCACAGCAACATTCATGGCAACGAGCGGGCGGACACACTGGCGGCAGTTGGTAGGTCGGCACAGGCATTCGCGACGGACACCATTCCTGCGGCTGACATATTTaaaaacttcaaaaacgagacCATCATTCACTTTACGCGACACTGGAGAAGCTCGACAGGCTTGTTAAGCAAAGTTAAAGGCGATTTGAGCCGATGGAACGATAGGGACGACAGACGGGAACAAAGGGTCCTGTCCAGGTTGCGTGCGAGACACACGAGGGTCACCCACGCTCACACGATCACCAGATGTGATCCACCAATCTGCACAACATGCAACACCAGATTAACAGTCGAACATATGCTAATCAACTGTGCGGAGTATCATGACCTGCGAGAACATTACCAACTATCAACATCAATAAGGGATGTTCTCAGCAATGACCCTGTTAGAGAGGAGGTTCTTCTGTCGTTCCTGAAGGATGCCGGTCTGTTTTGGGAAATTTAA
- the LOC129768872 gene encoding uncharacterized protein LOC129768872, which yields MRPELLWNKHYPQSIDTMDDLKEFVDLDKITNAEFKEQIKIWMEEQGIHANLQLQMKKDLIEQISRTALGRKISLKLQTHQGIVLSPMVLVLNTLVAEFLYTQNCHFALSVFSNEVPFKNTLPNFAKSKHFRLDRNELREIFQALGIDHHTELIEKYEAKSKEGAKSLLYIIFKSMLASVRRNDEKLKQCRKEETDRVATKTLLEEMEVGKLHRNVEKLLQRVRFVGKSIERIEELQRDESHEDNRDEEISSLKICTENISKLLGKLEACSKAFEEFMAKLQLQTESQHEIGEAPKQEAKSQEPKTYADFLNELKTTDYGKKYVAKLQKQITKLMDKEKVLLESKFANKLHKAELEHQSKLERLLSERINEISRAKERELIKSPKLTNRTSETEESVHFMKKIDEKIDQLYQHERNVDQKLVTLKSDLQKHELRQSRFFQSLDAAKTKEKKLLVLHDVERKLLATYEDETQNIIQNAKATIEQLENESDKINRSFQQYLHKQKEDKRRSNDEKVQIWQKYNDQKLELNQRELMNVNGHQQTAPIAREILPPLKNNLPEMMEFENPFKNFDPHKYLRRPKNCNVEFSAQKDRNVVDVALNTSPEPKEAEAKPPKPSSAESKKNENPKESDSINIEITKTDVVPSKRTELPNKSMNTINKVQSDTRLSELLAKDTLNLKRSIEENLQKLDEMSKTYTKSSSSSETGKQRTYNVKPTNETVEEIVGSADDSSSSVELQLSDGELSEGSMRKRIGDAAANKKITDLDSTKELLEFAAINFPIDERADNRGPEGEMPKKDSLELGSLGSLSDLDVSDDSRSNNDDNREDSIIDIVERISTGKRSLSENSWS from the exons ATGAGGCCTGAATTGTTGTGGAATAAACATTATCCACAATCAATTGATACAATGGACGACTTAAAAGAATTTGTTGATCTGGACAAAATAACGAACGCCGAATTCAAGGAGCAGATAAAAATTTGGATGGAAGAGCAAGGCATCCACGCTAATCTTCAGCTACAGATGAAAAAGGATTTGATCGAGCAGATCAGCCGGACTGCTTTGG GACGGAAAATTTCACTGAAGCTTCAAACCCACCAGGGTATAGTACTCTCCCCGATGGTACTGGTCCTGAACACACTGGTGGCCGAGTTCCTCTACACCCAGAATTGCCACTTTGCCCTGTCGGTGTTCAGCAATGAGGTGCCCTTCAAGAACACGCTGCCCAATTTCGCCAAATCCAAACACTTCCGGTTGGATCGAAACGAACTGAGAGAAATCTTCCAAGCGCTCGGGATCGACCATCACACCGAGCTGATCGAGAAGTATGAAGCGAAGAGCAAGGAGGGTGCGAAATCTCTGTTGTACATAATTTTCAAATCGATGCTAGCGTCGGTACGCAGGAACGATGAAAAGTTGAAGCAATGCCGGAAAGAGGAAACCGATCGTGTGGCAACGAAAACACTGCTCGAAGAGATGGAGGTGGGGAAATTGCAtcggaatgtggaaaaattgctGCAGAGAGTCCGATTTGTCGGCAAAAGCATCGAGCGGATTGAGGAGCTTCAACGGGACGAAAGCCACGAAGACAACCGCGATGAGGAAATCAGTTCACTTAAAATTTGCACCGAGAACATATCGAAACTGCTGGGCAAGCTGGAAGCTTGTTCCAAAGCGTTTGAAGAGTTTATGGCCAAACTGCAGTTGCAAACAGAGAGTCAACACGAGATCGGGGAAGCGCCAAAACAGGAAGCCAAGTCACAAGAGCCAAAAACTTACGCAGATTTTTTAAACGAACTGAAAACCACTGACTacgggaaaaaatatgttgcCAAGCTCCAGAAACAGATAACCAAGTTGATGGATAAGGAAAAGGTGTTACTGGAATCTAAATTTGCAAATAAATTGCATAAAGCAGAGCTGGAGCACCAATCCAAGCTGGAGAGGCTACTATCAGAGCGCATCAATGAAATATCGAGGGCAAAGGAGAGAGAGTTAATCAAATCACCGAAACTGACAAACAGAACTAGTGAAACAGAAGAAAGTGttcatttcatgaagaaaattgACGAAAAAATAGATCAGCTGTATCAGCATGAGCGAAACGTCGATCAAAAGCTGGTCACACTAAAAAGTGATCTGCAGAAGCACGAATTGCGACAGAGTAGATTTTTCCAGTCACTTGATGCAGCCAAAACCAAGGAGAAAAAGTTGCTGGTCCTACATGATGTGGAACGGAAGCTACTGGCAACCTATGAAGATGAGACGCAGAATATAATCCAGAACGCAAAAGCTACGATTGAGCAATTGGAAAATGAAAGCGATAAAATCAATCGATCATTTCAGCAATACCTGCACAAGCAGAAGGAAGATAAACGAAGATCGAACGACGAGAAAGTACAGATTTGGCAAAAGTACAACGACCAAAAGCTGGAACTAAATCAGCGAGAGCTGATGAATGTTAATGGTCATCAACAAACTGCGCCGATAGCAAGGGAAATCCTTCCACCGCTAAAAAACAACTTACCAGAGATGATGGAATTCGAGAATcccttcaaaaatttcgatccACACAAATATTTACGCAGACCAAAAAATTGCAACGTGGAATTTAGTGCGCAAAAAGATCGTAACGTCGTTGACGTGGCTTTGAATACTTCACCAGAGCCAAAAGAAGCTGAAGCAAAGCCACCCAAACCCTCATCAGCGGAAtcaaagaaaaatgaaaacccgAAAGAAAGCGATAGCATAAATATCGAGATAACCAAAACCGATGTGGTTCCTAGCAAACGAACAGAGCTCCCTAATAAATCCATGAACACAATAAATAAAGTACAATCAGACACCCGACTCAGTGAGCTATTGGCAAAAGATACGCTCAACTTGAAGCGGAGCATCGAGGAGAACCTCCAAAAGCTGGATGAAATGAGCAAAACGTACACAAAGTCGTCCTCTTCGAGCGAGACCGGCAAACAACGGACCTACAATGTGAAACCAACAAACGAGACAGTGGAGGAAATCGTAGGAAGTGCGGACGATTCGTCCAGCAGTGTGGAACTGCAACTATCCGATGGGGAGTTGAGCGAAGGAAGTATGCGGAAACGTATTGGCGACGCTGCGGCAAACAAGAAAATAACAGATCTTGACAGCACAAAAGAGCTATTGGAATTTGCGGCGATTAATTTTCCAATCGATGAGAGAGCTGATAACCGGGGTCCAGAAGGAGAGATGCCCAAAAAGGATTCCTTGGAGCTGGGATCTCTTGGCTCGTTGAGCGATTTAGACGTAAGTGACGACAGTAGATCAAACAATGACGATAATAGGGAGGACAGCATTATTGATATTGTGGAACGAATATCTACCGGCAAAAGATCGCTCTCCGAAAACAGTTGGAGCTAA
- the LOC129767620 gene encoding probable cysteine--tRNA ligase, mitochondrial, with the protein MITYLRQTRYLCTKPFFETDALIYSCKARDKVPLNLPSNAITSFYTCGPTVYDSAHIGHASCYVRLDIIQRILRNHFRLNLVTAMNITDIDDKIIKRAELQGKAWHNISKHFELEFWGDLQRLNVKLPDIKLRVTDHIPSIVSFIEKLVISSFAYSSIDGSIYFDSCKYPQYGKLQNVPTEAAPGEGKKNAADFALWKAAKPGEPSWDSPFGKGRPGWHIECSTLASHIFGERLDFHAGGMDLRFPHHENEEAQSCCYHRVDDWVSYWIHTGQLHVEGQQHKMSKSLKNTISVSDLLQRFSTDEFRMLCLLSHYRNSIDFGNETMTVATSVLKKFHSFLDDTKAYVTGVRPACDVDASSLHCKLDEAVVKIDGFLKNDFNTAGVITTLGELSSEVHKSINQKQTKLTVASESGSIQAVSNYIRQQLLMFGLVSMDDDHRSDSNESNGSTERIIESVVQIRNSIRSQAMSNKDPRMFAICDQIRDQLKEMNVEIKDHGKISSWSFTKR; encoded by the coding sequence ATGATAACGTATTTACGGCAAACACGATATTTGTGTACGAAACCGTTTTTCGAGACGGACGCCCTCATATACTCCTGCAAAGCCCGTGATAAAGTACCACTGAACCTTCCATCGAACGCAATCACCTCCTTCTATACCTGCGGTCCAACGGTGTACGATTCGGCTCACATCGGTCATGCCAGCTGTTACGTTCGACTCGACATTATACAGCGCATCTTGAGAAACCACTTCCGGCTGAATTTGGTAACTGCAATGAATATCACCGACATCGACGATAAAATAATCAAACGAGCCGAGCTACAGGGAAAGGCTTGGCATAACATTTCCAAACATTTCGAGCTGGAGTTTTGGGGTGATCTCCAGCGGTTAAACGTTAAACTACCGGATATAAAACTGCGGGTAACCGATCACATTCCCTCAATTGTAAGCTTTATTGAGAAATTAGTGATAAGCAGTTTTGCCTACTCTTCAATCGACGGCTCGATTTACTTTGACTCCTGCAAATATCCTCAGTATGGAAAGCTGCAAAACGTTCCTACTGAAGCAGCTCCCGGCGAGGGCAAGAAAAACGCCGCCGATTTTGCCCTTTGGAAAGCAGCCAAACCCGGGGAACCGTCATGGGATTCGCCCTTCGGAAAGGGTCGCCCAGGTTGGCATATCGAGTGTTCAACGCTAGCATCTCACATTTTCGGGGAACGACTCGATTTTCACGCCGGTGGCATGGATCTGCGGTTTCCCCATCATGAGAACGAAGAAGCTCAAAGCTGTTGCTATCATCGGGTCGATGACTGGGTCAGCTACTGGATTCACACCGGCCAGCTACACGTGGAAGGGCAGCAGCACAAAATGTCAAAATCGCTGAAGAATACCATCAGCGTGTCGGATTTACTGCAACGATTCTCGACTGATGAATTCCGAATGCTTTGTTTGCTTTCCCACTATCGGAATTCGATTGATTTCGGTAACGAAACGATGACGGTTGCGACGAGTGTTTTGAAAAAGTTCCACTCGTTCCTGGACGATACGAAGGCTTATGTCACCGGAGTGAGACCAGCATGCGACGTAGATGCGAGCTCCCTCCATTGCAAGCTAGATGAAGCAGTTGTCAAGATTGATGGTTTTCTGAAAAATGACTTCAACACAGCCGGCGTTATCACCACGCTGGGGGAGCTCTCATCCGAGGTTCATAAATCGATAAACCAAAAGCAGACAAAGTTAACTGTAGCATCGGAAAGCGGCTCAATTCAGGCCGTTTCGAACTACATCCGGCAGCAGCTACTAATGTTCGGTTTAGTTTCGATGGATGACGATCATCGGTCCGATTCGAACGAATCCAATGGTTCAACGGAACGGATTATAGAAAGTGTTGTACAAATTAGGAATTCCATCCGCTCTCAAGCGATGAGCAACAAAGATCCGAGGATGTTTGCCATATGTGATCAAATACGGGATCAGCTTAAGGAGATGAATGTGGAAATAAAGGATCATGGCAAAATTTCTTCTTGGAGCTTCACGAAGCGATGA
- the LOC129767621 gene encoding uncharacterized protein LOC129767621 isoform X2 yields MVPGTEYYADQKEQWSNSEIRFSQQGLQNQGAWANQNYKYMQIGNIFVPSEMWNCAAMTTLCWVPGHSNIHGNERADTLAAVGRSAQAFATDTIPAADIFKNFKNETIIHFTRHWRSSTGLLSKVKGDLSRWNDRDDRREQRVLSRLRARHTRVTHAHTITRCDPPICTTCNTRLTVEHMLINCAEYHDLREHYQLSTSIRDVLSNDPVREEVLLSFLKDAGLFWEI; encoded by the exons ATGGTTCCAGGAACTGAAT ATTATGCCGATCAAAAAGAACAATGGAGTAACAGCGAAATACGATTTTCCCAAcaaggacttcaaaaccaaggtgcctgggcaAATCAgaattacaaatacatgcaaatcgggaaTATTTTTGTTCCATCTGAAATGTGGAACTGCGCAGCGATGACAACTTTGTGTTGGGTCCCCGGTCACAGCAACATTCATGGCAACGAGCGGGCGGACACACTGGCGGCAGTTGGTAGGTCGGCACAGGCATTCGCGACGGACACCATTCCTGCGGCTGACATATTTaaaaacttcaaaaacgagacCATCATTCACTTTACGCGACACTGGAGAAGCTCGACAGGCTTGTTAAGCAAAGTTAAAGGCGATTTGAGCCGATGGAACGATAGGGACGACAGACGGGAACAAAGGGTCCTGTCCAGGTTGCGTGCGAGACACACGAGGGTCACCCACGCTCACACGATCACCAGATGTGATCCACCAATCTGCACAACATGCAACACCAGATTAACAGTCGAACATATGCTAATCAACTGTGCGGAGTATCATGACCTGCGAGAACATTACCAACTATCAACATCAATAAGGGATGTTCTCAGCAATGACCCTGTTAGAGAGGAGGTTCTTCTGTCGTTCCTGAAGGATGCCGGTCTGTTTTGGGAAATTTAA
- the LOC129768873 gene encoding cytochrome c oxidase assembly factor 5: MMRYEGSEELADKTACARVRADLKMCLLQSDCCRKEKKLPRECLSRTDGSVPDECQALRVTFFECKRSMLDNRQRFRGRKGY, encoded by the exons atgaTGCGCTACGAGGGTTCCGAGGAGTTGGCCGACAAAACCGCTTGCGCCAGAGTGCGAGCCGATTTGAAAATGTGTCTCCTGCAGAGTGACTGTTGCCGGAAG GAAAAGAAGCTCCCCCGGGAATGTTTGAGCAGGACCGATGGATCCGTACCGGATGAGTGCCAGGCCCTGCGGGTGACGTTCTTCGAATGCAAACGGTCAATG TTGGACAATCGACAGCGTTTCAGAGGAAGGAAGGGATACTAA